From the Manihot esculenta cultivar AM560-2 chromosome 3, M.esculenta_v8, whole genome shotgun sequence genome, one window contains:
- the LOC110612053 gene encoding ABC transporter D family member 2, chloroplastic isoform X2: protein MIIEAQAHSLVLLSASSSTYAPNVQSHKSSHLQVGLFNRRFPLPISTGLRTRRSRFKLAATVTDYSLSASPPPPPPDKDDGQRKVPDMQTLFRRFWKVAAPYWFSDDKVQARLQLGAVFALTLATTGISVGFNFLGRDFYNALANKDQEQFTKQLLYYLGGFAVGIPFFVLRDYAREILALRWRSWMTKYYMERYLTNQAFYKIQSQVIIDNPDQRIVDDLSSFTGTALSFSLTLFNAAVDLISFSNILYGIYPPLFVVLLLYSVGGTAISVYLGRGLVTLNFLQEKKEADFRYGLVRVRENAESIAFYGGEENEMQLLLQRFRSAFENLTKLLISSRNLEFFTNGYRYLIQILPAAVVAPMYFSGKIEFGVINQSVSAFNHILGDFSLIVYQFQSISAFSAIIDRLGEFDDVLDSSISKHLSELSEEISLSYCNFRNSLVLESNGSVPVDNCQKLLSIENLTLQTPTSKATLIRDLSLVINEKDHLLVTGPSGSGKTSLLRALAGLWNVGRGKITFYVDDADDPQLPTSSELPANEINTSHEKAGELEGPINRNSRGLFFLPQRPYMVLGTLRQQLLYPTWADDTTPMSDGAKPVGSLSFLMGKSNSENGGAKPNKPTTDDLIQVLENVRLGYILSRFGSLDSTYEWSSVLSLGEQQRLAFARLLLSKPKLVLLDESTSALDEANEAHLYRQIEAAGITYVSVGHRRTLYEHHNMTLRISTADPNCNKRNWDIESISSKPMYDFSSQ from the exons ATGATTATAGAAGCACAAGCTCATAGCCTGGTGCTGCTCTCTGCCTCTTCTTCGACTTACGCTCCCAATGTCCAATCTCATAAAAGCTCTCATCTTCAAGTTGGCCTCTTTAATCGACGATTTCCATTGCCCATTTCTACTGGCCTTCGCACAAGGAGATCTCGTTTCAAGTTAGCTGCCACCGTCACCGACTATTCCCTTTCCGCttctcctcctccaccaccgccggacaag GATGATGGACAAAGGAAGGTGCCTGACATGCAAACGCTGTTCAGAAGATTTTGGAAAGTGGCTGCTCCGTATTGGTTCTCAGATGACAAGGTCCAAGCCAGATTGCAGCTGGGTGCTGTCTTTGCTCTCACTTTGGCCACCACTGGTATCAGCGTTGGCTTCAATTTCCTCGGCCGCGACTTCTATAACGCCCTTGCTA ACAAGGACCAAGAACAGTTCACCAAGCAACTGCTATACTACCTGGGAGGCTTTgctgtaggaattccg ttCTTTGTGCTAAGAGATTATGCAAGAGAAATCCTTGCTTTACGATGGAGGTCTTGGATGACAAAATATTACATGGAGCGGTATCTGACGAACCAAGCATTTTACAAAATTCAATCCCAAGTCATCATTGATAATCCAGATCAGAGAATTGTTGATGACTTAAGTTCCTTCACAGGGACAGCCCTTTCTTTCTCATTGACACTTTTCAATGCTGCTGTAGACTTGATATCATTTAGTAACATCTTATATGGTATCTATCCGCCATTGTTTGTTGTCCTTCTTCTATATTCTGTGGGTGGAACTGCAATTAGCGTTTATCTTGGAAGG GGATTAGTGACTTTGAATTTCTTACAAGAGAAAAAAGAGGCAGACTTCCGCTATGGACTTGTCCGTGTTCGGGAAAATGCTGAATCAATTGCCTTCTATGGTGGTGAAGAAAATGAAATGCAACTTCTGTTGCAGCGCTTCAGAAGTGCTTTTGAAAATTTAACA AAATTGTTGATATCTTCTAGAAATCTAGAGTTCTTCACCAATGGCTACCGATACTTGATTCAAATTCTTCCTGCTGCTGTTGTTGCTCCTATGTATTTCTCAGGCAAAATTGAGTTTGGCGTTATTAATCAGTCAGTATCTGCATTTAACCATATCCTTGGAGATTTTTCTCTCATTGTTTACCAGTTTCAATCCATCAGTGCTTTTTCAGCCATCATTGACCGATTAG GTGAATTTGATGATGTTTTGGACAGCAGCATCTCTAAGCACCTGTCTGAGTTATCAGAAGAGATTTCTCTTTCATACTGTAATTTCAGAAATTCACTTGTACTGGAGTCTAATGGGTCTGTGCCAGTTGACAATTGTCAAAAATTGCTTAGCATAGAGAATTTGACTCTACAGACACCGACAAGTAAAGCTACACTGATTAGGGACTTGTCTTTGGTTATCAATGAGAAAGATCATTTGCTG GTAACGGGACCTAGTGGGAGTGGTAAAACATCATTGCTAAGAGCTTTGGCTGGTCTTTGGAATGTTGGAAGAGGAAAAATAACTTTCTATGTTGATGATGCTGATGATCCTCAGTTACCCACATCTTCAGAACTGCCTGCTAATGAAATAAATACTTCACATGAAAAAGCTGGGGAACTTGAAGGGCCAATTAATAGAAATTCTAGAGGATTATTCTTTCTTCCTCAAAGACCATATATGGTTTTGGGAACACTTCGTCAACAATTGCTTTATCCTACATGGGCTGATGATACGACTCCTATGTCAGATGGTGCTAAACCAGTTG GTTCATTGTCATTCTTGATGGGAAAATCAAACTCAGAAAATGGGGGAGCAAAGCCCAATAAGCCTACAACAGATGATTTAATACAGGTTCTAGAGAATGTTCGTCTTGGCTATATATTATCACGTTTTGGCAGTCTGGATTCAACATATGAGTGGTCCAGTGTTCTCTCCCTTGGAGAGCAGCAACGCCTTGCTTTTGCACGTCTTTTGCTTTCAAAGCCAAAGCTGGTTCTATTAGATGAATCTACCAGTGCGTTAGATGAAGCCAATGAG
- the LOC110612053 gene encoding ABC transporter D family member 2, chloroplastic isoform X1 yields the protein MIIEAQAHSLVLLSASSSTYAPNVQSHKSSHLQVGLFNRRFPLPISTGLRTRRSRFKLAATVTDYSLSASPPPPPPDKDDGQRKVPDMQTLFRRFWKVAAPYWFSDDKVQARLQLGAVFALTLATTGISVGFNFLGRDFYNALANKDQEQFTKQLLYYLGGFAVGIPFFVLRDYAREILALRWRSWMTKYYMERYLTNQAFYKIQSQVIIDNPDQRIVDDLSSFTGTALSFSLTLFNAAVDLISFSNILYGIYPPLFVVLLLYSVGGTAISVYLGRGLVTLNFLQEKKEADFRYGLVRVRENAESIAFYGGEENEMQLLLQRFRSAFENLTKLLISSRNLEFFTNGYRYLIQILPAAVVAPMYFSGKIEFGVINQSVSAFNHILGDFSLIVYQFQSISAFSAIIDRLGEFDDVLDSSISKHLSELSEEISLSYCNFRNSLVLESNGSVPVDNCQKLLSIENLTLQTPTSKATLIRDLSLVINEKDHLLVTGPSGSGKTSLLRALAGLWNVGRGKITFYVDDADDPQLPTSSELPANEINTSHEKAGELEGPINRNSRGLFFLPQRPYMVLGTLRQQLLYPTWADDTTPMSDGAKPVAGSLSFLMGKSNSENGGAKPNKPTTDDLIQVLENVRLGYILSRFGSLDSTYEWSSVLSLGEQQRLAFARLLLSKPKLVLLDESTSALDEANEAHLYRQIEAAGITYVSVGHRRTLYEHHNMTLRISTADPNCNKRNWDIESISSKPMYDFSSQ from the exons ATGATTATAGAAGCACAAGCTCATAGCCTGGTGCTGCTCTCTGCCTCTTCTTCGACTTACGCTCCCAATGTCCAATCTCATAAAAGCTCTCATCTTCAAGTTGGCCTCTTTAATCGACGATTTCCATTGCCCATTTCTACTGGCCTTCGCACAAGGAGATCTCGTTTCAAGTTAGCTGCCACCGTCACCGACTATTCCCTTTCCGCttctcctcctccaccaccgccggacaag GATGATGGACAAAGGAAGGTGCCTGACATGCAAACGCTGTTCAGAAGATTTTGGAAAGTGGCTGCTCCGTATTGGTTCTCAGATGACAAGGTCCAAGCCAGATTGCAGCTGGGTGCTGTCTTTGCTCTCACTTTGGCCACCACTGGTATCAGCGTTGGCTTCAATTTCCTCGGCCGCGACTTCTATAACGCCCTTGCTA ACAAGGACCAAGAACAGTTCACCAAGCAACTGCTATACTACCTGGGAGGCTTTgctgtaggaattccg ttCTTTGTGCTAAGAGATTATGCAAGAGAAATCCTTGCTTTACGATGGAGGTCTTGGATGACAAAATATTACATGGAGCGGTATCTGACGAACCAAGCATTTTACAAAATTCAATCCCAAGTCATCATTGATAATCCAGATCAGAGAATTGTTGATGACTTAAGTTCCTTCACAGGGACAGCCCTTTCTTTCTCATTGACACTTTTCAATGCTGCTGTAGACTTGATATCATTTAGTAACATCTTATATGGTATCTATCCGCCATTGTTTGTTGTCCTTCTTCTATATTCTGTGGGTGGAACTGCAATTAGCGTTTATCTTGGAAGG GGATTAGTGACTTTGAATTTCTTACAAGAGAAAAAAGAGGCAGACTTCCGCTATGGACTTGTCCGTGTTCGGGAAAATGCTGAATCAATTGCCTTCTATGGTGGTGAAGAAAATGAAATGCAACTTCTGTTGCAGCGCTTCAGAAGTGCTTTTGAAAATTTAACA AAATTGTTGATATCTTCTAGAAATCTAGAGTTCTTCACCAATGGCTACCGATACTTGATTCAAATTCTTCCTGCTGCTGTTGTTGCTCCTATGTATTTCTCAGGCAAAATTGAGTTTGGCGTTATTAATCAGTCAGTATCTGCATTTAACCATATCCTTGGAGATTTTTCTCTCATTGTTTACCAGTTTCAATCCATCAGTGCTTTTTCAGCCATCATTGACCGATTAG GTGAATTTGATGATGTTTTGGACAGCAGCATCTCTAAGCACCTGTCTGAGTTATCAGAAGAGATTTCTCTTTCATACTGTAATTTCAGAAATTCACTTGTACTGGAGTCTAATGGGTCTGTGCCAGTTGACAATTGTCAAAAATTGCTTAGCATAGAGAATTTGACTCTACAGACACCGACAAGTAAAGCTACACTGATTAGGGACTTGTCTTTGGTTATCAATGAGAAAGATCATTTGCTG GTAACGGGACCTAGTGGGAGTGGTAAAACATCATTGCTAAGAGCTTTGGCTGGTCTTTGGAATGTTGGAAGAGGAAAAATAACTTTCTATGTTGATGATGCTGATGATCCTCAGTTACCCACATCTTCAGAACTGCCTGCTAATGAAATAAATACTTCACATGAAAAAGCTGGGGAACTTGAAGGGCCAATTAATAGAAATTCTAGAGGATTATTCTTTCTTCCTCAAAGACCATATATGGTTTTGGGAACACTTCGTCAACAATTGCTTTATCCTACATGGGCTGATGATACGACTCCTATGTCAGATGGTGCTAAACCAGTTG CAGGTTCATTGTCATTCTTGATGGGAAAATCAAACTCAGAAAATGGGGGAGCAAAGCCCAATAAGCCTACAACAGATGATTTAATACAGGTTCTAGAGAATGTTCGTCTTGGCTATATATTATCACGTTTTGGCAGTCTGGATTCAACATATGAGTGGTCCAGTGTTCTCTCCCTTGGAGAGCAGCAACGCCTTGCTTTTGCACGTCTTTTGCTTTCAAAGCCAAAGCTGGTTCTATTAGATGAATCTACCAGTGCGTTAGATGAAGCCAATGAG